The Streptomyces sp. GSL17-111 region GGGACGACGTCGCGGGCGCCGGTGCGTACACGCACATGACGATGTGGGCGCGGGACCTCACCGGGCTGCACAACCTCTACCGCGCGCAGTCCCGGGCCAGTCTGGAGGGCTTCTTCCGCAAGCCCCGGATGGACCGCGAGCTGCTCGCGGAGTACTCCGAGGGCCTGATGGCGACGACCGGCTGCCCCTCGGGCGAGGTCTCCACCCGCATCCGGCTCGGGCAGATGGACGAGGCGCTGAAGGCCGCCGGGGAGTTCCAGGACATCTTCGGCAAGGAGAACTTCTTCGTCGAGTTGATGGACCACAACATCGACATCGACCGCCGTGCCCGCGCGGGGCTGGAGGAGATCGCCCGCAAGCTGGACGCGCCCTTCGTCGTCACGAACGACTCGCACTACACCTACGAGCACGAGTCGGCCGCGCACGACACGCTGCTGTGCATCCAGACCGGCAGCAACCTCTCCGATCCCGACCGCTTCAAGTTCGACGGCTCCGGCTACTACCTGAAGTCCGCCGCCGAGATGTACGCGATCGACAACTCCGACGCCTGGCAGGAGGGCTGCCGCAACACGCAGCTCCTCATCGCCGACCGGGTCGACGTCTCCGGCATGTTCAAGCCGCGCAACCTCATGCCGAGGTTCGACGTGCCGGAGGGGTACGACGAGGTCTCCTGGTTCCAGGAGGAGGTCAAGCGGGGCATGGCGCGCCGCTACCCCGCTGGCGTCCCGGAGGACCGCCAGCGGCAGGCCGCCTACGAGATGGGCGTCATCATCGAGATGGGGTTCCCCGGCTACTTCCTCGTCGTGGCCGACTTCATCATGTGGGCCAAGAACGCGGGCATCGCCGTGGGCCCCGGCCGCGGCTCCGCGGCCGGCTCGATCGTCGCCTACGCCATGGGCATCACCGACCTCGACCCGATCGACCACGGGCTGATCTTCGAGCGGTTCCTCAACCCCGAGCGCGTCTCCATGCCCGACGTCGACATCGACTTCGACGAGCGCAGGCGCGGTGAGGTCATCCGCTACGTGACGGAGAAGTACGGCGCCGACAAGGTCGCCATGATCGGCACGTACGGCACGATCAAGGCGAAGAACGCCATCAAGGACTCCGCCCGGGTGCTGGGCTACCCGTACGCGGTCGGGGACCGCATCACCAAGGCGATGCCCGCCGACGTCCTGGGCAAGGGCCTGCCGCTGTCGGGCATCACCGACAAGAGCCACCCGCGCTACAGCGAGGCGGGCGAGATCCGCTCGATGTACGAGAACGAGCCGGACGTCACCAAGGTCATCGACGCCGCGCGCGGCATCGAGGGGCTGGTGCGGCAGATGGGCGTGCACGCCGCCGGTGTGATCATGTCCAGCGAGCCGCTGATCGACCACGTGCCGGTCTTCTCCCCGAAGAACGACGGCGTCGTCGTCACGCAGTGGGACTACCCGAGCTGCGAGAGCCTCGGCCTGCTGAAGATGGACTTCCTGGGCCTGCGCAACCTCACGATCATGGACGACGCCCAGAAGGCCATCGCCAAGAACAAGGGCGTCGAGATCAAGCTGCTCGACCTCCCGCTGGACGACCCGAAGACGTACGAGCTGCTGCAGCGCGGCGACACCCTCGGCGTCTTCCAGTTCGACGGCGGCCCCATGCGCTCCCTGCTGCGCATGATGAAGCCCGACAACTTCGAGGACATCTCCGCCGTCTCGGCCCTCTACCGGCCGGGCCCGATGGGCATGAACTCGCACATCAACTACGCCCTGCGCAAGAACGGCCAGCAGGACATCACGCCGATCCACCCGGAGCTGGAGGAGCCGCTCAAAGAGGTCCTGGACATTACCTACGGCCTCATCGTCTACCAGGAGCAGGTGCAGAAGGCCGCTCAGGTGCTCGCCGGGTACAG contains the following coding sequences:
- the dnaE gene encoding DNA polymerase III subunit alpha, translating into MTDQPFTHLHVHTQYSLLDGAARLKDMFKACGDMEMSHIAMTDHGNLHGAYDFFHQAQGAGITPIMGIEAYVAPESRRYARPVKWGAPHQKRDDVAGAGAYTHMTMWARDLTGLHNLYRAQSRASLEGFFRKPRMDRELLAEYSEGLMATTGCPSGEVSTRIRLGQMDEALKAAGEFQDIFGKENFFVELMDHNIDIDRRARAGLEEIARKLDAPFVVTNDSHYTYEHESAAHDTLLCIQTGSNLSDPDRFKFDGSGYYLKSAAEMYAIDNSDAWQEGCRNTQLLIADRVDVSGMFKPRNLMPRFDVPEGYDEVSWFQEEVKRGMARRYPAGVPEDRQRQAAYEMGVIIEMGFPGYFLVVADFIMWAKNAGIAVGPGRGSAAGSIVAYAMGITDLDPIDHGLIFERFLNPERVSMPDVDIDFDERRRGEVIRYVTEKYGADKVAMIGTYGTIKAKNAIKDSARVLGYPYAVGDRITKAMPADVLGKGLPLSGITDKSHPRYSEAGEIRSMYENEPDVTKVIDAARGIEGLVRQMGVHAAGVIMSSEPLIDHVPVFSPKNDGVVVTQWDYPSCESLGLLKMDFLGLRNLTIMDDAQKAIAKNKGVEIKLLDLPLDDPKTYELLQRGDTLGVFQFDGGPMRSLLRMMKPDNFEDISAVSALYRPGPMGMNSHINYALRKNGQQDITPIHPELEEPLKEVLDITYGLIVYQEQVQKAAQVLAGYSLGQADLLRRAMGKKKPEVLEKEFVNFQAGAREKGFSDEAIQAVWDVLVPFAGYAFNKAHSSAYGLVTYWTAYLKANYPAEYMSALLTSVRDDKDKSAVYLNECRRMGIKVLPPDVNESDANFTPRGDDTIVFGLTAVRNVGQNVVDAVVRCRKAKGAYESFPDFLDKVEAVVCNKRTVESLIKAGAFDALGHTRKGLTAQFEPMIDNVVQVKRKEAEGQFDLFGDLGADEGDGPGFGLDVEFTPEEWEKTYLLAQEREMLGLYVSDHPLFGIEHVLNERADAGISQLTAGEYGDGSTVTIGGIISGLQRKMTKQGNAWAIATVEDLAGSIDCMFFPATYQLVSTQLVEDAVVFVKGRLDKREDVPRLVAMELMVPDLSEASANAPVTITIPSVKVTPPLVARLGEVLTHHRGATEVRVRLQGARRTTVLRLDRHRVTADPALFGDLKELLGPSCLAG